The following are encoded in a window of Castanea sativa cultivar Marrone di Chiusa Pesio chromosome 9, ASM4071231v1 genomic DNA:
- the LOC142608593 gene encoding pleiotropic drug resistance protein 2-like isoform X1 gives MAVALPGDEVTRSTSSRRSFREVWTTPGPDVFSRSSGGSKGEDEEELKWAALERLPTYDRLRKGMLRQVVGSGKVVQEVDVTNLGMQDKKRLMESILKVAEEDNEKFLRRLRNRTDRVGIEIPKIQLRYEHLSVEGDVYIGKRAIPSLINVAMNVIESILGLIHLAPSKKRKIQILKDVSGIVNPSRMTLLLGPPDAGKTTLLQALAGKPEKDLRLSGKVTYCGHEFHEFVPQRTCAYISQFDIHYGEMTVREILDFSGRCLGVGTRYEMLVELSRREKEAGIKPDPEIDAFMKNTAMAGQETSLVTDYVLKILGLDICADIVFGDEMKRGISGGQKKRVTTGEMLVGPAKALLMDEISTGLDSSTTFQICKFMRQMVHIMEVTMVISLLQPAPEAYDLFDDIILLSEGQVVYQGPKENVLEFFEHMGFKCPDRKGVADFLQEVTSKKDQEQYWFRKNQHYRYISVPEFAQAFSSFHIGQQLAADISVPYDKARVHPAALVTEKYGLSSWELFRACFSREWLLMKRNSFTYIFKTTQLTIMSLIALTVFLRTEMPVGTVADGGKFMGALFFSLINVMFNGMAELSMTIVKLPVFFRQRDFLFYPAWAFALPIWALRIPISFLESAIWIILTYYTIGFAPSAGRFFRQFLAFFGTHQVALSLFRFIAGLGRTQVVASTLGTFTLLLVFVLGGFIVARNDIEPWMIWGYYLSPMMYGQNALVMNEFLDKRWSAPNNDTRINAPTVGKVLLKTRGFFTDDHWFWICIGALFGYSLLFNVFFVAALTYLNPLGDSKAVIADDEKDKKNKKSSSKQHGTEGTDMAVRNSSEIVDASDSTPKRGMILPFQPLSLAFNHVNYYVDMPPEMKSQGVEEDRLQLLRDVSGAFRPGILTALVGVSGAGKTTLMDVLAGRKTGGYIEGTINISGYPKNQETFARVSGYCEQNDIHSPNVTVYESVLYSAWLRLSADINKQKRKMFVEEVMELVELTPIRDAIVGLPGVNGLSTEQRKRLTIAVELVANPSIIFMDEPTSGLDARAAAIVMRTVRNTVDTGRTVVCTIHQPSIDIFEAFDELLLMKRGGQVSYAGPLGRNSHKLIEYFEAVPGITKIRDGYNPAAWMLEVTAPTIESHLNVDFADIFANSSLYQRNQELIKELSTPVPGSNDLHFPTKFSQSFIVQCKACFWKQHWSYWRNPQYNAIRLFMTVIIGVIFGLIFWDKGQKMAKQQDLMNLLGAMYAAVLFLGGTNASSVQSVVSIERTVFYREKAAGMYSELPYAFAQVAIEMVYIAIQTMVYTLILYSMIGFEWTAAKFFLFYFFIFTCYIYFTLYGMMLVALTPSLHIAAICMSFFLSFWNLFSGFLISRKQLPIWWRWYYWASPVAWTLYGLVASQVGDIDALLEIPGAGSVPIKEYLKTSMGFEHDFLPAVVVAHIGFVLIFVFAFAYGIKFLNFQRR, from the exons ATGGCGGTGGCTTTACCAGGAGACGAGGTCACCAGGTCAACGAGCAGCCGGAGAAGTTTCAGGGAAGTGTGGACGACCCCGGGACCGGACGTGTTTAGCCGGAGCAGCGGCGGTAGTAAAGGGGAAGATGAGGAAGAGTTAAAATGGGCAGCCTTAGAAAGATTGCCTACCTATGATAGGTTGAGGAAAGGGATGCTTAGGCAAGTTGTTGGCAGTGGCAAGGTTGTACAGGAAGTGGACGTTACAAATCTTGGGATGCAAGATAAGAAGCGGTTGATGGAGAGCATTCTTAAGGTTGCTGAGGAAGACAATGAAAAGTTTCTTAGGAGACTCAGAAATAGAACTGACAG AGTGGGGATTGAGATTCCTAAGATTCAACTTCGGTATGAACATTTGTCGGTGGAGGGAGATGTTTATATTGGGAAAAGAGCAATTCCTTCTCTGATTAATGTTGCTATGAACGTAATTgag AGTATTCTTGGATTGATTCACCTTGCTCcatcaaagaagagaaaaatccAGATACTCAAAGATGTTAGTGGAATTGTTAATCCATCAAG GATGACCCTACTTCTGGGTCCTCCAGACGCAGGGAAAACAACCTTGTTGCAGGCACTTGCCGGGAAACCTGAAAAGGATTTGAGG TTGTCTGGGAAAGTCACCTACTGTGGTCATGAATTCCATGAATTTGTTCCTCAAAGAACCTGTGCTTATATTAGTCAATTTGATATTCACTATGGAGAAATGACTGTGAGAGAGATACTGGATTTCTCAGGACGCTGTCTAGGGGTTGGCACAAGGTATGAGATGTTGGTGGAACTCtcaagaagagagaaagaagcagGAATTAAGCCCGATCCTGAGATTGATGCATTCATGAAGAACACAGCAATGGCAGGCCAAGAGACTAGTTTGGTTACTGATTATGTTCTCAAG ATACTTGGACTGGATATTTGTGCCGATATTGTGTTTGGAGATGAAATGAAGAGGGGTATCTCTGGTGGGCAAAAGAAGCGTGTGACAACTG GGGAGATGTTGGTCGGACCAGCAAAGGCTCTTTTAATGGATGAAATATCAACAGGGTTGGACAGTTCTACCACTTTTCAGATTTGCAAGTTCATGAGGCAAATGGTTCATATTATGGAGGTGACTATGGTCATTTCCCTTCTACAGCCAGCACCAGAGGCATATGATCTTTTTGATGACATTATCTTACTTTCAGAAGGACAGGTAGTCTACCAAGGTCCAAAAGAAAATGTCCTTGAGTTCTTTGAGCACATGGGTTTCAAATGCCCCGATAGGAAAGGAGTTGCTGACTTTTTACAAGAAGTAACATCCAAGAAGGATCAAGAGCAATATTGGTTCAGGAAGAACCAGCATTACAGATACATTTCAGTTCCTGAATTTGCCCAGGCCTTCAGCTCTTTCCACATTGGCCAACAGCTTGCAGCTGATATTAGTGTTCCATATGATAAAGCTAGAGTGCACCCAGCTGCACTGGTGACAGAGAAGTATGGTCTTTCATCTTGGGAACTATTCAGGGCTTGCTTTTCAAGGGAATGGCTGCTAATGAAGCGTAATTCTTTTACGTATATATTCAAGACTACTCAGCTAACAATCATGTCCTTAATCGCCTTGACAGTTTTCCTTAGGACAGAAATGCCAGTAGGAACTGTTGCAGATGGAGGGAAATTTATGGGAGCACTATTTTTCAGTCTGATTAATGTGATGTTCAATGGGATGGCTGAATTGTCAATGACTATTGTCAAGCTTCCTGTCTTTTTTAGACAGAGGGATTTCTTGTTCTATCCTGCATGGGCTTTTGCCTTACCCATTTGGGCCCTCAGGATCCCTATATCATTCTTGGAATCAGCAATATGGATCATTCTTACATACTACACAATTGGATTTGCTCCATCCGCTGGCAG GTTTTTCCGACAGTTCTTGGCATTCTTTGGCACACATCAAGTGGCATTGTCCCTTTTTCGGTTCATTGCTGGACTTGGAAGAACACAAGTTGTCGCTAGTACGCTGGGTACCTTCACCTTGCTTTTGGTTTTTGTGCTTGGAGGATTCATTGTCGCCAGAA ATGACATTGAGCCGTGGATGATATGGGGCTACTATCTTTCTCCTATGATGTATGGACAGAATGCCTTAGTGATGAATGAATTTCTTGATAAACGATGGAGTGCA CCCAATAACGACACCAGAATTAATGCACCAACAGTTGGAAAGGTCCTTCTCAAGACCAGAGGTTTCTTTACCGATGACCATTGGTTCTGGATTTGTATTGGAGCACTTTTTGGATATTCTCTTCTCTTCAATGTGTTCTTTGTTGCAGCATTGACTTACCTGAATC CTTTGGGTGATTCAAAAGCTGTCATTGCGGATGATGAAAAAGACAAGAAGAATAAGAAGTCATCCTCCAAACAACATGGAACAGAAG GTACTGATATGGCTGTGAGAAATTCTTCAGAAATTGTTGATGCTTCAGATAGTACTCCAAAAAGAGGAATGATTTTGCCCTTCCAACCCCTTTCACTCGCATTTAACCATGTGAATTACTACGTGGATATGCCTCCT GAAATGAAAAGTCAAGGAGTTGAAGAAGATCGTCTTCAACTGCTAAGAGATGTCAGTGGTGCTTTCAGACCAGGAATATTGACAGCACTTGTGGGTGTCAGCGGTGCTGGGAAGACGACCCTTATGGATGTGTTAGCCGGAAGAAAGACCGGTGGATACATTGAAGGAACCATTAATATCTCTGGTTACCCTAAAAACCAAGAAACTTTTGCTCGGGTTAGTGGTTACTGTGAACAGAATGACATTCATTCACCAAATGTTACTGTCTATGAGTCTGTCCTATATTCAGCTTGGCTCCGTCTCTCTGCagatataaataaacaaaaacgaAAG ATGTTTGTAGAAGAAGTTATGGAGTTGGTTGAGCTTACACCAATAAGAGACGCTATAGTTGGCCTTCCAGGAGTTAATGGTCTTTCAACAGAACAAAGAAAGAGGCTGACAATAGCTGTGGAGCTTGTTGCTAATCCCTCTATCATCTTCATGGACGAACCAACATCTGGTCTTGATGCCAGAGCTGCTGCTATTGTTATGCGTACTGTGAGAAATACAGTGGATACTGGGAGAACTGTTGTTTGCACAATCCACCAGCCTAGCATAGACATTTTTGAAGCTTTTGATGAG CTACTGCTTATGAAAAGAGGAGGACAAGTCAGTTATGCTGGACCTCTTGGTCGCAATTCTCACAAGCTGATAGAGTATTTTGAA GCTGTCCCGGGAATTACTAAGATTAGGGATGGTTATAATCCTGCCGCATGGATGCTTGAAGTCACTGCTCCTACAATTGAGAGTCATCTTAATGTGGATTTTGCTGACATTTTTGCCAACTCCTCACTTTATCA GAGGAATCAGGAACTTATCAAAGAGCTAAGTACTCCAGTGCCAGGCTCCAACGACCTCCACTTCCCAACCAAATTCTCCCAATCATTCATTGTTCAGTGCAAAGCTTGTTTCTGGAAACAACATTGGTCTTATTGGAGAAACCCTCAGTACAATGCCATCCGGTTATTCATGACTGTAATCATTGGTGTAATATTTGGTCTAATCTTCTGGGACAAAGGACAAAAGAT GGCCAAACAACAAGACTTGATGAATCTTTTGGGAGCCATGTATGCTGCTGTGCTTTTCCTTGGAGGCACGAATGCTTCTTCAGTGCAGTCTGTTGTCTCCATTGAGAGAACGGTTTTCTACCGTGAAAAAGCTGCTGGGATGTATTCTGAACTGCCTTATGCATTTGCTCAG GTGGCCATTGAGATGGTTTACATTGCAATTCAAACTATGGTTTACACTCTTATCCTTTACTCTATGATCGGGTTTGAGTGGACAGCAGCCAAGTTCTTTTTGTTCTACTTCTTCATATTTACATGCTATATCTACTTCACATTGTATGGCATGATGCTTGTTGCACTGACACCAAGCCTCCATATTGCTGCCATTTGTATGTCATTCTTCCTCAGTTTCTGGAATTTGTTCTCTGGTTTCCTCATTTCCAGGAAG CAACTCCCCATATGGTGGAGGTGGTACTACTGGGCTTCTCCTGTGGCTTGGACACTATATGGTCTTGTAGCCTCTCAAGTTGGTGACATAGATGCTTTGCTTGAGATTCCTGGCGCAGGTAGCGTGCCAATAAAGGAGTACCTCAAAACATCAATGGGTTTCGAACATGACTTCCTTCCAGCTGTTGTAGTGGCCCATATTGGCTTTGTTCTCATTTTCGTCTTTGCGTTTGCCTATGGCATCAAGTTCCTCAACTTCCAAAGGAGATAA
- the LOC142608593 gene encoding pleiotropic drug resistance protein 2-like isoform X2 — translation MAVALPGDEVTRSTSSRRSFREVWTTPGPDVFSRSSGGSKGEDEEELKWAALERLPTYDRLRKGMLRQVVGSGKVVQEVDVTNLGMQDKKRLMESILKVAEEDNEKFLRRLRNRTDRVGIEIPKIQLRYEHLSVEGDVYIGKRAIPSLINVAMNVIESILGLIHLAPSKKRKIQILKDVSGIVNPSRMTLLLGPPDAGKTTLLQALAGKPEKDLRLSGKVTYCGHEFHEFVPQRTCAYISQFDIHYGEMTVREILDFSGRCLGVGTRYEMLVELSRREKEAGIKPDPEIDAFMKNTAMAGQETSLVTDYVLKILGLDICADIVFGDEMKRGISGGQKKRVTTGEMLVGPAKALLMDEISTGLDSSTTFQICKFMRQMVHIMEVTMVISLLQPAPEAYDLFDDIILLSEGQVVYQGPKENVLEFFEHMGFKCPDRKGVADFLQEVTSKKDQEQYWFRKNQHYRYISVPEFAQAFSSFHIGQQLAADISVPYDKARVHPAALVTEKYGLSSWELFRACFSREWLLMKRNSFTYIFKTTQLTIMSLIALTVFLRTEMPVGTVADGGKFMGALFFSLINVMFNGMAELSMTIVKLPVFFRQRDFLFYPAWAFALPIWALRIPISFLESAIWIILTYYTIGFAPSAGRFFRQFLAFFGTHQVALSLFRFIAGLGRTQVVASTLGTFTLLLVFVLGGFIVARNDIEPWMIWGYYLSPMMYGQNALVMNEFLDKRWSAPNNDTRINAPTVGKVLLKTRGFFTDDHWFWICIGALFGYSLLFNVFFVAALTYLNPLGDSKAVIADDEKDKKNKKSSSKQHGTEEIVDASDSTPKRGMILPFQPLSLAFNHVNYYVDMPPEMKSQGVEEDRLQLLRDVSGAFRPGILTALVGVSGAGKTTLMDVLAGRKTGGYIEGTINISGYPKNQETFARVSGYCEQNDIHSPNVTVYESVLYSAWLRLSADINKQKRKMFVEEVMELVELTPIRDAIVGLPGVNGLSTEQRKRLTIAVELVANPSIIFMDEPTSGLDARAAAIVMRTVRNTVDTGRTVVCTIHQPSIDIFEAFDELLLMKRGGQVSYAGPLGRNSHKLIEYFEAVPGITKIRDGYNPAAWMLEVTAPTIESHLNVDFADIFANSSLYQRNQELIKELSTPVPGSNDLHFPTKFSQSFIVQCKACFWKQHWSYWRNPQYNAIRLFMTVIIGVIFGLIFWDKGQKMAKQQDLMNLLGAMYAAVLFLGGTNASSVQSVVSIERTVFYREKAAGMYSELPYAFAQVAIEMVYIAIQTMVYTLILYSMIGFEWTAAKFFLFYFFIFTCYIYFTLYGMMLVALTPSLHIAAICMSFFLSFWNLFSGFLISRKQLPIWWRWYYWASPVAWTLYGLVASQVGDIDALLEIPGAGSVPIKEYLKTSMGFEHDFLPAVVVAHIGFVLIFVFAFAYGIKFLNFQRR, via the exons ATGGCGGTGGCTTTACCAGGAGACGAGGTCACCAGGTCAACGAGCAGCCGGAGAAGTTTCAGGGAAGTGTGGACGACCCCGGGACCGGACGTGTTTAGCCGGAGCAGCGGCGGTAGTAAAGGGGAAGATGAGGAAGAGTTAAAATGGGCAGCCTTAGAAAGATTGCCTACCTATGATAGGTTGAGGAAAGGGATGCTTAGGCAAGTTGTTGGCAGTGGCAAGGTTGTACAGGAAGTGGACGTTACAAATCTTGGGATGCAAGATAAGAAGCGGTTGATGGAGAGCATTCTTAAGGTTGCTGAGGAAGACAATGAAAAGTTTCTTAGGAGACTCAGAAATAGAACTGACAG AGTGGGGATTGAGATTCCTAAGATTCAACTTCGGTATGAACATTTGTCGGTGGAGGGAGATGTTTATATTGGGAAAAGAGCAATTCCTTCTCTGATTAATGTTGCTATGAACGTAATTgag AGTATTCTTGGATTGATTCACCTTGCTCcatcaaagaagagaaaaatccAGATACTCAAAGATGTTAGTGGAATTGTTAATCCATCAAG GATGACCCTACTTCTGGGTCCTCCAGACGCAGGGAAAACAACCTTGTTGCAGGCACTTGCCGGGAAACCTGAAAAGGATTTGAGG TTGTCTGGGAAAGTCACCTACTGTGGTCATGAATTCCATGAATTTGTTCCTCAAAGAACCTGTGCTTATATTAGTCAATTTGATATTCACTATGGAGAAATGACTGTGAGAGAGATACTGGATTTCTCAGGACGCTGTCTAGGGGTTGGCACAAGGTATGAGATGTTGGTGGAACTCtcaagaagagagaaagaagcagGAATTAAGCCCGATCCTGAGATTGATGCATTCATGAAGAACACAGCAATGGCAGGCCAAGAGACTAGTTTGGTTACTGATTATGTTCTCAAG ATACTTGGACTGGATATTTGTGCCGATATTGTGTTTGGAGATGAAATGAAGAGGGGTATCTCTGGTGGGCAAAAGAAGCGTGTGACAACTG GGGAGATGTTGGTCGGACCAGCAAAGGCTCTTTTAATGGATGAAATATCAACAGGGTTGGACAGTTCTACCACTTTTCAGATTTGCAAGTTCATGAGGCAAATGGTTCATATTATGGAGGTGACTATGGTCATTTCCCTTCTACAGCCAGCACCAGAGGCATATGATCTTTTTGATGACATTATCTTACTTTCAGAAGGACAGGTAGTCTACCAAGGTCCAAAAGAAAATGTCCTTGAGTTCTTTGAGCACATGGGTTTCAAATGCCCCGATAGGAAAGGAGTTGCTGACTTTTTACAAGAAGTAACATCCAAGAAGGATCAAGAGCAATATTGGTTCAGGAAGAACCAGCATTACAGATACATTTCAGTTCCTGAATTTGCCCAGGCCTTCAGCTCTTTCCACATTGGCCAACAGCTTGCAGCTGATATTAGTGTTCCATATGATAAAGCTAGAGTGCACCCAGCTGCACTGGTGACAGAGAAGTATGGTCTTTCATCTTGGGAACTATTCAGGGCTTGCTTTTCAAGGGAATGGCTGCTAATGAAGCGTAATTCTTTTACGTATATATTCAAGACTACTCAGCTAACAATCATGTCCTTAATCGCCTTGACAGTTTTCCTTAGGACAGAAATGCCAGTAGGAACTGTTGCAGATGGAGGGAAATTTATGGGAGCACTATTTTTCAGTCTGATTAATGTGATGTTCAATGGGATGGCTGAATTGTCAATGACTATTGTCAAGCTTCCTGTCTTTTTTAGACAGAGGGATTTCTTGTTCTATCCTGCATGGGCTTTTGCCTTACCCATTTGGGCCCTCAGGATCCCTATATCATTCTTGGAATCAGCAATATGGATCATTCTTACATACTACACAATTGGATTTGCTCCATCCGCTGGCAG GTTTTTCCGACAGTTCTTGGCATTCTTTGGCACACATCAAGTGGCATTGTCCCTTTTTCGGTTCATTGCTGGACTTGGAAGAACACAAGTTGTCGCTAGTACGCTGGGTACCTTCACCTTGCTTTTGGTTTTTGTGCTTGGAGGATTCATTGTCGCCAGAA ATGACATTGAGCCGTGGATGATATGGGGCTACTATCTTTCTCCTATGATGTATGGACAGAATGCCTTAGTGATGAATGAATTTCTTGATAAACGATGGAGTGCA CCCAATAACGACACCAGAATTAATGCACCAACAGTTGGAAAGGTCCTTCTCAAGACCAGAGGTTTCTTTACCGATGACCATTGGTTCTGGATTTGTATTGGAGCACTTTTTGGATATTCTCTTCTCTTCAATGTGTTCTTTGTTGCAGCATTGACTTACCTGAATC CTTTGGGTGATTCAAAAGCTGTCATTGCGGATGATGAAAAAGACAAGAAGAATAAGAAGTCATCCTCCAAACAACATGGAACAGAAG AAATTGTTGATGCTTCAGATAGTACTCCAAAAAGAGGAATGATTTTGCCCTTCCAACCCCTTTCACTCGCATTTAACCATGTGAATTACTACGTGGATATGCCTCCT GAAATGAAAAGTCAAGGAGTTGAAGAAGATCGTCTTCAACTGCTAAGAGATGTCAGTGGTGCTTTCAGACCAGGAATATTGACAGCACTTGTGGGTGTCAGCGGTGCTGGGAAGACGACCCTTATGGATGTGTTAGCCGGAAGAAAGACCGGTGGATACATTGAAGGAACCATTAATATCTCTGGTTACCCTAAAAACCAAGAAACTTTTGCTCGGGTTAGTGGTTACTGTGAACAGAATGACATTCATTCACCAAATGTTACTGTCTATGAGTCTGTCCTATATTCAGCTTGGCTCCGTCTCTCTGCagatataaataaacaaaaacgaAAG ATGTTTGTAGAAGAAGTTATGGAGTTGGTTGAGCTTACACCAATAAGAGACGCTATAGTTGGCCTTCCAGGAGTTAATGGTCTTTCAACAGAACAAAGAAAGAGGCTGACAATAGCTGTGGAGCTTGTTGCTAATCCCTCTATCATCTTCATGGACGAACCAACATCTGGTCTTGATGCCAGAGCTGCTGCTATTGTTATGCGTACTGTGAGAAATACAGTGGATACTGGGAGAACTGTTGTTTGCACAATCCACCAGCCTAGCATAGACATTTTTGAAGCTTTTGATGAG CTACTGCTTATGAAAAGAGGAGGACAAGTCAGTTATGCTGGACCTCTTGGTCGCAATTCTCACAAGCTGATAGAGTATTTTGAA GCTGTCCCGGGAATTACTAAGATTAGGGATGGTTATAATCCTGCCGCATGGATGCTTGAAGTCACTGCTCCTACAATTGAGAGTCATCTTAATGTGGATTTTGCTGACATTTTTGCCAACTCCTCACTTTATCA GAGGAATCAGGAACTTATCAAAGAGCTAAGTACTCCAGTGCCAGGCTCCAACGACCTCCACTTCCCAACCAAATTCTCCCAATCATTCATTGTTCAGTGCAAAGCTTGTTTCTGGAAACAACATTGGTCTTATTGGAGAAACCCTCAGTACAATGCCATCCGGTTATTCATGACTGTAATCATTGGTGTAATATTTGGTCTAATCTTCTGGGACAAAGGACAAAAGAT GGCCAAACAACAAGACTTGATGAATCTTTTGGGAGCCATGTATGCTGCTGTGCTTTTCCTTGGAGGCACGAATGCTTCTTCAGTGCAGTCTGTTGTCTCCATTGAGAGAACGGTTTTCTACCGTGAAAAAGCTGCTGGGATGTATTCTGAACTGCCTTATGCATTTGCTCAG GTGGCCATTGAGATGGTTTACATTGCAATTCAAACTATGGTTTACACTCTTATCCTTTACTCTATGATCGGGTTTGAGTGGACAGCAGCCAAGTTCTTTTTGTTCTACTTCTTCATATTTACATGCTATATCTACTTCACATTGTATGGCATGATGCTTGTTGCACTGACACCAAGCCTCCATATTGCTGCCATTTGTATGTCATTCTTCCTCAGTTTCTGGAATTTGTTCTCTGGTTTCCTCATTTCCAGGAAG CAACTCCCCATATGGTGGAGGTGGTACTACTGGGCTTCTCCTGTGGCTTGGACACTATATGGTCTTGTAGCCTCTCAAGTTGGTGACATAGATGCTTTGCTTGAGATTCCTGGCGCAGGTAGCGTGCCAATAAAGGAGTACCTCAAAACATCAATGGGTTTCGAACATGACTTCCTTCCAGCTGTTGTAGTGGCCCATATTGGCTTTGTTCTCATTTTCGTCTTTGCGTTTGCCTATGGCATCAAGTTCCTCAACTTCCAAAGGAGATAA